A window of the Desulfotignum phosphitoxidans DSM 13687 genome harbors these coding sequences:
- a CDS encoding universal stress protein: MKKQPDNISKIGVAIDFSEYSRDTLAYAVETANLTQARMVLINIINQKEMDAMEKAVNAEHPNQFDPAKFLGEEMDRRKMKLRTLIKGIPAMDDMPVKIRISHGAPHLEILEIVRRENADFLVFGPKGRTNFKEFLFGSVAEKLFRHSPVPVMSVRS, encoded by the coding sequence ATGAAAAAGCAACCTGATAACATCTCAAAAATAGGGGTGGCCATCGATTTTTCCGAATATTCCCGGGACACACTGGCGTATGCCGTGGAAACGGCGAATCTGACCCAGGCCCGGATGGTCCTGATTAATATCATCAATCAAAAAGAGATGGATGCCATGGAAAAAGCGGTCAATGCCGAACATCCCAACCAGTTTGATCCGGCTAAATTTTTAGGAGAAGAGATGGACCGCCGGAAAATGAAATTAAGAACCCTGATCAAAGGCATTCCTGCCATGGATGATATGCCGGTGAAAATCCGCATCAGCCATGGGGCACCCCATCTGGAGATTCTGGAAATCGTTCGAAGAGAGAATGCGGATTTTCTGGTGTTCGGACCCAAGGGCCGGACCAATTTTAAAGAATTTCTTTTTGGGTCTGTGGCGGAAAAACTGTTCCGGCACTCGCCCGTGCCAGTGATGAGTGTCCGTTCCTGA
- a CDS encoding universal stress protein gives MNRKINKILACVDFSDYTMMVLDYAVALASASDMQIVVLNVINQRDINGIRMAVGYFPTQGPVMLSVEDCVEDWKKDRHTQLRQLVKEHFFDDKSKMHLMVDTGIPYERILKTAENENIDLIVIANKGRGNLSRVLFGSAAEKVFRHAKVPVVCVRDPEKFKQGRRP, from the coding sequence ATGAACCGAAAAATAAATAAAATCCTGGCCTGCGTTGATTTTTCAGATTACACCATGATGGTATTGGACTATGCCGTGGCACTGGCATCGGCTTCAGACATGCAGATTGTTGTTCTGAATGTGATCAACCAGCGGGACATCAACGGCATCAGAATGGCAGTGGGATATTTTCCGACCCAGGGGCCTGTGATGCTGAGCGTGGAAGACTGCGTGGAAGACTGGAAAAAAGACCGGCATACCCAGCTGAGACAGCTGGTCAAGGAACATTTTTTTGATGACAAATCCAAAATGCACCTGATGGTGGACACGGGCATTCCTTATGAACGTATCCTGAAAACAGCGGAAAATGAAAACATCGATCTGATCGTCATTGCCAACAAAGGCCGGGGAAACCTGTCACGGGTATTGTTCGGCAGCGCGGCAGAAAAAGTGTTTCGCCACGCAAAGGTGCCGGTGGTGTGTGTCAGAGATCCTGAAAAATTCAAACAAGGGAGAAGGCCATAA
- a CDS encoding CBS and ACT domain-containing protein yields the protein MLIKEWMSKPVITINHDESLNDAAKLFRTRVISMVPVIQEGVLAGIVTDGDLKKAMPSDATTLDRFELPALLDSIKVSAVMTKPVITIPQDHTVDEAAVIMLKKGISGMPVMDHSNKMAGILTKSDIFRCFVSFTGVATTGQIFATRLQDRPGLIKKFTDMVRAKGGRLCSILTSYDDIEDGYRKVYFHAFDIDPDGFSSLVETFSEIGQLYYAADLSRGYRKLF from the coding sequence ATGTTGATAAAAGAATGGATGAGCAAACCCGTCATTACCATCAACCATGACGAATCATTAAATGATGCGGCCAAACTGTTTCGTACCCGGGTGATTTCCATGGTCCCGGTGATCCAGGAGGGTGTCCTTGCCGGCATTGTTACGGACGGAGACCTGAAAAAAGCCATGCCCTCGGATGCGACCACCCTGGACCGGTTCGAACTGCCGGCACTGCTGGATTCCATAAAAGTGAGCGCCGTTATGACCAAACCCGTCATCACCATTCCCCAGGATCACACCGTGGATGAGGCTGCCGTGATTATGCTGAAAAAAGGAATTTCCGGCATGCCTGTGATGGATCATTCAAACAAGATGGCAGGGATTTTGACAAAAAGCGATATATTCCGGTGTTTTGTCTCTTTCACCGGGGTCGCGACCACAGGCCAGATCTTTGCCACCCGACTCCAGGACCGGCCCGGTCTCATCAAGAAATTCACGGACATGGTCCGGGCAAAGGGGGGACGTCTGTGCAGCATCCTGACCTCATATGATGATATTGAAGATGGATACAGAAAAGTGTATTTCCATGCCTTTGATATCGACCCGGATGGTTTCTCCAGTCTGGTGGAGACATTCAGTGAGATCGGACAATTATATTATGCCGCAGACCTGTCCCGGGGATACCGGAAACTTTTTTAA